The following coding sequences lie in one Aspergillus puulaauensis MK2 DNA, chromosome 3, nearly complete sequence genomic window:
- a CDS encoding putative dynactin Arp1 p62 subunit RO2 (COG:N;~EggNog:ENOG410PH51;~InterPro:IPR008603;~PFAM:PF05502;~go_component: GO:0005869 - dynactin complex [Evidence IEA]) → MSRPFPYTYISCPCAETPVPDPSRKRRSRESPMKASPQKPRPEPQFDEEEDEQTFDPRDPRSNFSLYPPEELLYCEDCHQIKCSRCITEEILCWYCPSCLFETPSSLVRHEGNRCGRNCFNCPSCTAPLAVTALEDGLSGDQAGPWVLSCNYCMWTTLDIGIKFDKPTNIRAQLTKMTTEPSTTAASRTRGSRAFSDLKSPLSMYSSIDDQLPPVGESKPGEEPPTDTSTHTPRTRDAQFAALKAFYKDQISSTTTSGVDPGDFAGQFSSPNTLQRIMSIYTQSRLSSLYGNSNKKSRAKPPVMREALTESEGLSIPTPDSETAIIKRIASDDCGWEGLASIEQRVSQSPSARFVEDLLPLPTLLRTKRSKRCKSCKHILVKPEFKPQSVRYRIKLIAISYIPLPTLRPLVLPPTSSQPQPQQQPNLDALTPQKPIQLLLTLKNHMFDPIRITLATPSVTPGRVASKVTILCPQFDIGANKDAWSEALEAASTSSRTSNYEKVAEAGKVWEKGRNWTTVVLEVVPGSLPGGKLSTTMSSASLAGGRNNDSSDDDDGDDDSDDNGTGGGLSGNLDWSGQRTDPSLQIQPDEDVLEIPVFVRMEWDSDSQIESEEGGKDSLGAVGAGGVKRELAYWMVLGVGRISSL, encoded by the exons ATGTCGCGCCCTTTCCCCTATACGTACATCTCCTGTCCGTGTGCAGAAACCCCCGTACCCGACCCGTCCAGGAAACGGAGATCAAGAGAATCGCCGATGAAAGCCAGTCCTCAGAAGCCGCGCCCAGAACCCCAAttcgatgaggaggaggacgaacaAACTTTCGACCCGCGAGATCCACGGTCAAACTTCTCGTTATACCCGCCGGAGGAGCTCCTCTACTGCGAAGACTGCCACCAGATCAAGTGCTCGCGATGCATTACGGAGGAGATACTGTGCTGGTATTGCCCAAGCTGTTTGTTCGAGACCCCGAGCAGCTTGGTTCGACACGAGGGGAATCG ATGTGGACGGAATTGCTTCAACTGCCCGAGCTGTACCGCGCCGCTCGCTGTTACGGCGCTAGAGGATGGTTTGTCAGGAGACCAGGCAGGACCCTGGGTATTATCCTGTAATTATTGCATGTGGACGACATTAGATATTGGGATTAAGTTCGACAAGCCGACCAATATCCGCGCCCAGCTGACCAAAATGACTACTGAACCGTCAACAACGGCCGCCTCTCGAACGCGGGGTTCCAGGGCCTTTAGCGACCTCAAATCGCCATTGTCAATGTACTCATCTATCGATGACCAGCTCCCGCCTGTCGGAGAGAGCAAGCCGGGCGAGGAACCACCTACAGACACCAGCACTCATACCCCCCGCACTCGCGATGCCCAGTTCGCTGCTCTTAAGGCCTTCTACAAGGACCAGATATCATCCACAACCACCTCCGGCGTTGACCCTGGAGATTTTGCCGGTCAATTCTCTTCGCCAAATACCCTTCAACGCATCATGTCAATCTACACACAATCTCGCTTATCGTCACTCTACGGCAACTCTAACAAGAAGTCCCGGGCGAAGCCCCCCGTGATGAGGGAGGCCCTGACAGAAAGCGAAGGCCTCTCCATACCCACACCAGATTCCGAAACGGCCATCATAAAGCGGATAGCCTCCGACGACTGCGGCTGGGAGGGCCTCGCCTCCATCGAACAACGAGTCTCCCAGTCGCCTAGCGCCCGTTTTGTTGAagacctcctccctctccctaCTCTGCTTCGCACGAAACGCTCCAAACGTTGTAAATCGTGCAAGCATATTCTCGTCAAGCCCGAATTCAAGCCGCAGTCTGTTCGATACCGCATCAAACTCATTGCCATCAGCTACATCCCACTACCGACACTACGGCCTCTAGTACTTCCCCCTACATCCTCACAAccgcaaccccaacaacagcctAATCTCGACGCCCTTACCCCTCAAAAACCCATTCAGCTCTTACTCACATTGAAAAACCACATGTTCGACCCTATCCGTATCACCCTCGCAACGCCATCTGTCACACCAGGTCGTGTCGCGTCCAAGGTCACAATCCTCTGTCCTCAATTCGATATTGGTGCCAATAAGGACGCTTGGAGCGAGGCACTCGAGGCCGCCTCTACCTCATCCCGCACGTCGAATTATGAAAAGGTTGCTGAGGCAGGGAAGGTCTGGGAAAAGGGCAGGAACTGGACGACGGTTGTGCTGGAGGTTGTACCGGGAAGTCTACCCGGCGGGAAACTCTCGACAACAATGTCTTCCGCATCTCTTGCGGGTGGCCGTAACAATGACAGtagcgatgacgatgatggcgacgatgacagcgacgacaatGGAACCGGCGGAGGACTGTCTGGGAATCTCGATTGGAGCGGCCAGAGAACAGACCCCTCTCTGCAGATTCAAcccgatgaggatgttcttgaAATTCCGGTCTTCGTGCGTATGGAATGGGACTCGGATAGTCAGATTGAgtcggaggaaggagggaagGATTCGTTGGGTGCCGTTGGAGCCGGAGGTGTGAAAAGGGAATTGGCTTATTGGATGGTTTTGGGAGTTGGGAGGATTTCATCTTTGTAG
- the VPS21 gene encoding Rab family GTPase (COG:U;~EggNog:ENOG410PFKA;~InterPro:IPR005225,IPR001806,IPR027417;~PFAM:PF04670,PF00025,PF08477,PF00071,PF01926;~go_function: GO:0003924 - GTPase activity [Evidence IEA];~go_function: GO:0005525 - GTP binding [Evidence IEA]): protein MSESSPANAPKPSSSVKLVLLGEAAVGKSSLVLRFVNNDFQENKEPTIGAAFLTQKCSLPTRTIKFEIWDTAGQERFASLAPMYYRNAQAALVVYDVTKPSSLTKAKHWVAELQRQASPGIVIALVGNKLDLTNDGGETQADTENESPAEGDDEAGENQEDQEDNTPGDARKVSTREASTYAEEESLLFFETSAKTGLNVVDVFTSIANAIPESSLKSGRGGGAGTGQTTLGGGGRSGEDSRVNLGDRGAATAKEGCAC, encoded by the exons ATGTCTGAATCATCACCCGCAAATGCCCCGAAGCCGAGCAGTAGCGTCAAACTGGTACTTTTGGGGGAGGCCGCTGTAGGAAAG TCCTCGCTGGTGCTGCGATTCGTGAACAATGACTTCcaagagaacaaggagcCCACCATTGGAG CTGCCTTTCTGACTCAAAAATGCTCTCTCCCGACCCGAACAATCAAATTTGAGATCTGGGATACCGCTGGCCAGGAGCGCTTTGCTTCACTGGCCCCGATGTACTACCGTAACGCCCAGGCGGCATTGGTAGTCTACGATGtcaccaaaccctcctctcTGACCAAGGCCAAGCACTGGGTGGCGGAGCTCCAGCGACAAGCTAGTCCTGGAATTGTGATTGCTTTGGTAGGCAACAAGCTGGATTTAACGAATGACGGCGGCGAGACACAGGCCGACACCGAAAATGAATCGCCTgcggagggtgatgatgaggccGGTGAGAACCAAGAAGACCAGGAGGATAATACACCTGGAGATGCTCGTAAGGTCTCTACGCGGGAAGCCAGCACATATGCGGAAGAGGAGAGTCTTTTGTTCTTCGAGACTAGTGCGAAGACAGGGTTGAATGTGGTGGACGTCTTCACTTCGATAGCCAACGCCATTCCAGAGAGCAGTTTGAAGAGCGGACGAGGCGGTGGCGCTGGCACCGGGCAGACCACTCTTGGAGGTGGCGGCCGATCAGGCGAAGACTCAAGAGTGAATCTGGGGGATCGCGGTGCTGCGACGGCGAAGGAAGGATGTGCTTGTTAA
- a CDS encoding putative acetate kinase (COG:C;~EggNog:ENOG410PJTT;~InterPro:IPR004372,IPR023865,IPR043129,IPR000890;~PFAM:PF00871;~go_function: GO:0016301 - kinase activity [Evidence IEA];~go_function: GO:0016774 - phosphotransferase activity, carboxyl group as acceptor [Evidence IEA];~go_process: GO:0006082 - organic acid metabolic process [Evidence IEA];~go_process: GO:0016310 - phosphorylation [Evidence IEA]) — MPGKSILSVNAGSSSVKITFYTYEKTPKAIANAQVSGITAPPATLKYTLGEKQRKEELKEEVSTPQDAFKLLLKRCFTDPDLSDVASSDDLAYICHRVVHGGDFESATVITEETYHQLEKLEDLAPLHNFSALEIVRLCRKELPDVQSITFFDSSFHSTLPPYVKTYPIDQKVAKSNKLRKYGFHGISYSFILRSVAGFLNKPVEKSNLIALHAGSGASICAIKDGRSVDTSMGLTPLAGLPGATRSGDIDPSLVFHYTSEAGKLSPASTKEMHISTAEEILNKKSGWKALTGTTDFSQIGVENPPSEEHKLAFDILVDRIVGFVGNYYVKLDGQVDGIVFAGGIGEQSALLRKTIVEKCRSLGFAIDPAANERGPGENETVVDITARGKPDAKRVLICQTDEQFEMAYSCIQTRGLGS, encoded by the exons ATGCCGGGGAAATCAATCCTCTCGGTCAACGCGGGCTCCTCGTCCGTCAAAATCACCTTCTACACGTATGAGAAGACCCCCAAAGCTATTGCGAATGCGCAGGTCTCAGGCATCACCGCGCCCCCAGCAACACTGAAGTATACGCTCGGCGAGAAGCAGCGCAAAGAGGAACTGAAGGAGGAGGTCAGCACTCCACAGGATGCATTCAAGCTGCTCTTGAAGCGCTGCTTTACAGACCCCGATCTCTCAGATGTCGCGAGCAGCGATGACCTTGCGTATATCTGCCATCGTGTTGTGCACGGCGGGGACTTTGAGTCTGCGACTGTAATTACTGAAGAGACGTATCACCAGCTTGAGAAGCTAGAGGATCTAGCACCTCT GCACAACTTCTCCGCTCTCGAGATCGTCCGGCTTTGCAGAAAAGAGCTCCCCGACGTCCAAAGCATCACGTTCTTCGACTCCTCCTTCCACAGCACCCTGCCCCCCTACGTGAAGACATACCCGATTGACCAGAAAGTCGCCAAATCGAATAAGCTGCGGAAGTACGGGTTCCACGGGATAAGCTACTCGTTCATCCTGCGCTCCGTCGCTGGGTTCCTGAACAAACCAGTCGAAAAGAGCAATCTGATCGCCCTGCATGCAGGGAGTGGCGCTTCGATATGCGCGATCAAGGATGGCCGATCGGTTGATACTTC GATGGGATTGACACCCCTAGCCGGATTACCAGGCGCCACTCGCAGCGGCGATATTGACCCATC GCTCGTGTTCCACTATACCAGTGAGGCGGGGAAGCTCAGCCCTGCGAGTACCAAGGAGATGCACATCAGCACT GCAGAGGAGATTCTGAACAAGAAATCCGGATGGAAGGCTCTCACGGGCACGACGGACTTTTCGCAAATAGGCGTGGAGAACCCGCCGAGCGAGGAGCATAAGCTTGCATTTGACATTCTTGTTGATCGCATCGTGGGGTTCGTTGGGAACTACTACGTCAAGCTCGACGGTCAGGTCGACGGGATTGTCTTCGCCGGAGGAATTGGGGAGCAAAGTGCGTTGTTGAGGAAGACCATTGTTGAGAAATGCCGCAGTCTGGGGTTCGCGATTGACCCTGCGGCGAACGAACGAGGTCCGGGGGAGAATGAGACGGTGGTGGATATCACCGCTCGTGGGAAGCCCGATGCGAAGCGGGTGTTGATCTGCCAGACTGATGAGCAA TTCGAGATGGCGTATAGCTGCATCCAGACGCGAGGTCTTGGTAGTTGA
- a CDS encoding uncharacterized protein (COG:S;~EggNog:ENOG410QDD0;~InterPro:IPR013216,IPR029063;~PFAM:PF13489,PF13649,PF08241;~go_function: GO:0008168 - methyltransferase activity [Evidence IEA]) — translation MQSFRHLRPVVRTSWASSRRTYANQTPGNPVLEIFNRKTKHLQKDRAAQNVEESRKVDYLKDEVATRLCERLLDIKRTFPNVLDLGANSCNIARALTTPIPDLDASPDAATTITPEGATISSGGDTTTLADRINNLTCIDTSPALLHRDADLPFNKLLPITRKVIPDLETLPYEPETFDAVLSSLSMHWINDLPSLLAQVNSILKPDCPFIATMFGGDTLFELRTSLQLADLERRGGVSPHVSPLADVRDVGGLLTKAGFKMLTVDVEDIVVEYPDTFALMADLQAMGENNAIVQREQGPISRDVLLANEAIYRELHMEEGSRGIPATFRLIYMIGWKEGEGQSQPLTRGSGDMNLKDILGGGDFRP, via the exons ATGCAATCCTTCCGCCACCTCCGCCCGGTGGTCCGGACCTCATGGGCGTCCTCGCGACGCACCTATGCCAACCAAACCCCCGGTAATCCAGTGCTAGAAATCTTCAACCGCAAGACAAAACACCTCCAAAAAGACCGTGCAGCGCAGAATGTCGAAGAGAGCCGAAAGGTCGACTACCTAAAGGACGAGGTCGCTACGCGGCTATGTGAACGTCTTCTG GATATAAAACGAACTTTCCCCAATGTTCTTGACCTCGGCGCAAACAGCTGCAACATTGCGCGTGCTCTAACAACCCCAATCCCGGACCTAGACGCTTCGCCAGACGCCGCAACAACCATAACCCCAGAGGGCGCAACAATCTCATCAGGAGGAGACACAACAACGCTCGCAGACCGAATAAACAACCTCACTTGCATCGACACCTCCCCGGCCCTACTTCACCGCGACGCCGATCTCCCCTTCAACAAGCTCCTCCCTATTACGCGCAAAGTAATCCCAGACCTCGAAACCCTCCCCTACGAGCCCGAAACCTTTGACGCCGTCCTTTCCTCGCTCTCAATGCACTGGATAAACGACCTCCCgtccctcctcgcccaagTAAATTCGATCCTGAAACCCGACTGCCCGTTCATCGCTACGATGTTCGGCGGTGATACGCTCTTTGAACTACGGACCTCATTGCAGCTTGCTGATCTTGAGCGGAGGGGCGGAGTCTCGCCACATGTCTCCCCGCTTGCGGATGTACGAGATGTGGGCGGGTTACTGACGAAGGCGGGATTTAAGATGCTTACTGTTGATGTGGAGGACATTGTGGTGGAGTATCCAGATACCTTTGCGTTGATGGCAGATTTGCAAGCGATGGGGGAGAACAATGCGATTGTACAGCGGGAGCAAGGGCCGATCTCAAGAGACGTTCTGTTGGCTAACGAGGCGATCTATCGCGAGCTGCATATGGAAGAGGGGAGCCGCGGGATCCCTGCGACTTTCCGGTTGATTTATATGATTGGATggaaggaaggagagggacAGTCCCAGCCGTTGACGAGGGGCAGTGGGGATATGAATCTCAAGGATATtttgggtggtggtgatttCAGGCCATAA
- the RPS7 gene encoding 40S ribosomal eS7 domain-containing protein (COG:J;~EggNog:ENOG410PJ7T;~InterPro:IPR000554;~PFAM:PF01251;~go_component: GO:0005840 - ribosome [Evidence IEA];~go_function: GO:0003735 - structural constituent of ribosome [Evidence IEA];~go_process: GO:0006412 - translation [Evidence IEA]): MLNFLCAKNMESGTDEYRGRRWSHDTLTRNGQTPAKRGRASDPTAAKLRPHKSQFELLSVDQPASNHIQRAAPPAAAQSDLPVCTTLPSKMAAINKIAVNSPSRQNPSELETAIAGALYDLESNTQDLKATLRPLQFVSAREVEVGHGKKAVIVFVPVPLLQSFHKIQQRLTRELEKKFSDRHVLFVAQRRILPKPKRSVNSRTNQKQKRPRSRTLTAVHDSILDDLVYPVEIVGKRTRTKEDGSKTLKVILDEKERGGVDHRLDAYGEVYRRLTGRAVVFEFPQGAAASEF, translated from the exons ATGCTCAATTTTCTATGCGCTAAGAATATGGAATCAGGAACAGATGAGTATAGAGGGCGCCGTTGGTCACATGACACACTAACCCGAAATGGACAGACCCCAGCTAAGCGAGGCCGAGCCTCCGATCCCACAGCAGCCAAACTCCGCCCTCACAAGTCGCAATTTGAATTGCTCTCCGTCGACCAACCCGCCAGCAACCACATTCAAAGGGCAgcacccccagcagcagcacagtCAGATCTCCCTGTCTGCACTACACTCCCTTCCAAAATGGCtgccatcaacaagatcGCCGTCAACTCGCCGTCGAGGCAGAACCCCTCCGAGCTGGAGACCGCGATCGCGGGTGCTCTTTACGACTTGGAGAGCAACACACAGGATCTGAAGGCCACTCTCCGGCCTCTTCAGTTCGTGTCTGCTCGTGAG GTCGAAGTCGGCCACGGCAAGAAGGCTGTCATTGTCTTCGTCCCCgttcctctcctccagagcTTCCACAAGATCCAGCAGCG CCTGACCCGCGAGCTTGAGAAGAAGTTCTCTGACCGCCACGTCCTCTTCGTTGCTCAGCGCCGCATccttcccaagcccaagcgCTCCGTCAACTCTCGCACCAACcagaagcagaagcgccCTCGTTCTCGCACCCTGACGGCTGTCCACGACTCCATCCTTGACGACCTCGTCTACCCCGTTGAGATCGTCGGCAAGCGTACCCGCACCAAGGAGGACGGCAGCAAGACGCTCAAGGTCATCCTCGACGAGAAGGAGCGCGGCGGCGTTGACCACCGCCTCGACGCCTACGGCGAGGTCTACCGTCGTTTGACCGGTCGTGCTGTTGTTTTCGAGTTTCCTCAGGGTGCTGCCGCTAGTGAATTCTAA
- a CDS encoding putative phosphoketolase (COG:G;~EggNog:ENOG410PJJB;~InterPro:IPR018970,IPR019789,IPR029061,IPR018969, IPR019790,IPR005593,IPR009014;~PFAM:PF09364,PF03894,PF09363;~TransMembrane:1 (n3-11c16/17o640-660i);~go_function: GO:0003824 - catalytic activity [Evidence IEA];~go_function: GO:0016832 - aldehyde-lyase activity [Evidence IEA];~go_process: GO:0005975 - carbohydrate metabolic process [Evidence IEA]): MSLISLASCLFQPRRQIWIRVIVMHCTSIAGRRRTLLLVRRRMGRSVDCDWRTAANIMHTAMIFLQDNVLLKRQLKSEDIKPRLLGHWGTCPGLILVYSHLNFIIKKQNLDMLYVVGPGHGAPALLASLWLEGSLGKFYPEYTKDKEGLHNLISTFSTSAGLPSHINAETPGAIHEGGELGYALSVSFGAVMDNPNLIVTCVVGDGEAETGPTATSWHAIKYIDPAESGAVLPILHVNGFKISERTIFGCMDNREIVCLFTGYGYQVRIVEDLNDIDNDLHSSMLWAVEEIRKIQKAARSGKPIMKPRWPMIVLRTPKGWSGPKELHGQFIEGSFHSHQVPLPNAKKDDEELQALQKWLSSYKPETLFTDDGDVIDEIKSTIPPDDKKLGMRPEAYKSYVAPGLPDWRQFCVTKGEQFSAMKAIGKFIDQVFVQNPHLVRLFSPDELESNKLSDALQHTSRNFQWDEYSNAKGGRVIEVLSEHLCQGFMQGYTLTGRVSIFPSYESFLGIVHTMMVQYAKFAKMARETKWHHDVSSINYIETSTWARQEHNGFSHQNPSFIGAVLNLKPYAARVYLPPDANTFLTTVHHCLKSKNYINLMVGSKQPTPVYLSPEEAESHCRAGASIFKFCSTEDGIRPDVVLVGIGVELMFEVIYAAAILRQRCPELRVRVINVTDLFILENEGLHPHALKDEAFDNMFTEDRPIHFNFHGYAAELKSLLFGRPRIHRATINGYNEEGSTTTPFDMMLVNNVSRYHVAKAAVTGGAKWNERVKVRQQELCSEFDHEIAETRKYIVANRKDRDDTYDMPSFD; encoded by the exons ATGTCCCTGATCTCGTTGGCGAGCTGCTTGTTCCAGCCCAGAAGACAAATCTGGATCAGAGTGATTGTGATGCATTGTACAAGTATCGCCGGGCGGCGGCGTACATTGCTGCTGGTAAGGAGACGAATGGGTCGGTCTGTTGACTGTGACTGGAGGACCGCCGCTAATATAATGCATACAGCAATGATCTTTCTTCAGGATAACGTGTTGTTGAAGCGACAACTGAAATCGGAAGATATCAAGCCTCGTCTTTTGG GACACTGGGGAACATGTCCGGGGTTAATTCTCGTCTACTCTCACCTtaacttcatcatcaagaaACAGAACCTCGACATGCTGTATGTTGTTGGCCCCGGGCATGGAGCGCCGGCGTTGTTGGCTTCGTTGTGGCTGGAAGGGTCCCTTGGGAAGTTCTATCCCGAGTATACCAAGGATAAGGAAGGTCTTCATAACCTCATTTCGACCTTCAGTACCAGTGCCGGGTTGCCAAG TCACATCAATGCTGAGACCCCTGGTGCGATTCACGAAGGAGGTGAGCTTGGGTATGCGCTGTCTGTCTCTTTTGGGGCGGTTATGGATAACCCCAACTTAATCGTCACTTGTGtggtgggagatggagaagcagagactGGTCCCACAGCCAC ATCATGGCATGCAATCAAGTACATTGACCCCGCAGAATCAGGAGCGGTGCTTCCAATCCTGCACGTCAATGGCTTCAAGATCAGCGAGCGCACGATTTTTGGTTGTATGGACAACAGAGAGATTGTTTGCCTGTTTACAGGCTACGGTTACCAAGTGCGCATTGTTGAGGACCTCAACGACATCGACAATGACCTCCACAGCTCTATGCTCTGGGCTGTTGAAGAAATTCGCAAGATCCAGAAGGCTGCACGGTCCGGGAAGCCAATCATGAAGCCTAGATGGCCCATGATCGTCTTGCGGACGCCAAAG GGTTGGTCTGGGCCAAAAGAACTGCACGGCCAGTTCATCGAGGGGTCGTTCCATTCTCACCAGGTTCCTCTTCCTAATGCCAAgaaggacgatgaggaactCCAGGCTCTGCAAAAGTGGTTGTCTTCGTACAAGCCAGAGACTCTTTTCAccgacgatggcgacgtcATTGATGAAATAAAATCCACCATCCCCCCCGACGACAAAAAACTTGGCATGCGACCTGAGGCTTACAAGAGCTATGTAGCCCCGGGCCTTCCAGACTGGAGACAGTTTTGCGTGACCAAAGGAGAACAATTCAGCGCGATGAAGGCCATTGGAAAGTTCATTGACCAGGTTTTTGTCCAGAACCCCCACCTTGTTCGACTGTTCTCGCCGGATGAGTTGGAGAGTAATAAGTTGAGCGACGCTTTGCAGCATACCTCGAGGAACTTCCAATGGGATGAATACTCCAATGCAAAAGGCGGACGGGTGATCGAGGTTCTGAGCGAGCACCTGTGCCAGGGCTTCATGCAAGGATATACGTTAACCGGCCGAGTGAGCATTTTCCCATCGTATGAGAGTTTCTTGGGCATCGTGCACACCATGATGGTCCAATATGCCAAATTCGCAAAAATG GCCCGGGAGACAAAATGGCACCACGACGTAAGTAGCATCAACTATATTGAGACCAGCACCTGGGCCCGGCAGGAGCACAATGGGTTTTCCCACCAAAACCCATCTTTCATCGGCGCTGTCCTCAACCTGAAGCCATACGCAGCTCGCGTTTATTTGCCGCCAGATGCCAACACATTCCTCACCACTGTGCACCACTGCTTGAAATCAAAGAATTACATCAACCTCATGGTGGGCTCGAAGCAGCCGACTCCGGTATATTTGAGTCCGGAAGAGGCAGAAAGTCACTGCAGAGCCGGTGCTTCGATCTTCAAGTTCTGCAGCACCGAAGACGGAATCCGTCCCGACGTGGTGCTTGTCGGGATCGGTGTCGAGCTGATGTTCGAGGTCATCTATGCGGCGGCAATTCTGCGACAACGTTGTCCTGAGCTCCGCGTTCGCGTTATCAACGTGACGGACCTGTTTATCCTCGAGAACGAAGGGCTCCACCCTCACGCTCTGAAGGACGAGGCATTCGACAACATGTTCACAGAAGACCGACCCATCCACTTCAACTTCCATGGGTATGCGGCCGAGCTCAAGAGTCTGCTCTTCGGTCGTCCTCGTATCCACCGGGCTACTATCAACGGGTACAATGAAGAGGGTAGCACCACTACTCCATTCGACATGATGCTTGTGAATAATGTGTCCCGCTACCACGTAGCCAAAGCAGCAGTCACCGGGGGAGCGAAGTGGAACGAGCGGGTGAAGGTGCGACAGCAAGAGCTCTGTTCTGAATTCGATCACGAAATCGCTGAAACGCGCAAATATATCGTTGCGAACCGCAAAG ATCGCGACGATACGTACGATATGCCGTCGTTCGACTAG